In Littorina saxatilis isolate snail1 linkage group LG8, US_GU_Lsax_2.0, whole genome shotgun sequence, a single genomic region encodes these proteins:
- the LOC138974186 gene encoding DNA repair protein XRCC1-like isoform X3 gives MPEINIKHVVSCSSEDRNNPAENLLKAEGTHKWRTANPGEKNASVVLQFEKSSQIYGIDIGNEGSAFVEVLVGKSTSSSDSDFQVLLVSSSFMSPSDSRNNTNRNAVRIFGADKLSKTVASENWDRVKIVCTQPFNKSMTYGLSFIKFHSTPDSSKAAEKEGMKKLGAFFVKKEEDEDEIKVGTLFANKGKTTVATTPPPTGAAAVRAASRLAEEARASTSRSSDDRNSNSATASTVKEPPKVVATPKAKATRTSPHAVSDKDSDTEEEEEETPRRKTTLKRQSTSLSSVASSRSADAPPPLKKTKTEPPKSSPAKEFSRLMEKVTFVLSGFQNPYRAELRDKATEMGATYKPDWGKGCTHLICAFTNTPKYNQVKGKGKIVSKQWINDCYKQKKLLPWRKYRLGNAKSPDVTSEEEEELTSARNPAPRNTPSAASKKAATSTSQSPAISKKKSQESDDENYGGNTDSADDTDEEIRRAQQKATKKKKEPEPIAEIKVTKPDPTLDLFADSTDEDEGGKDSPVAMDTDDGADSGLPDLPDFFADKHFFFYGDFPAAERRLLTRYIAAYDGVMEDYMNDRVKFVITCTKWDDNFEEALTENPGLIFVKPQWLYTCHNKTKLVPHQPYVVVP, from the exons AACAACCCGGCAGAGAACTTACTGAAGGCAGAGGGGACACACAAGTGGCGCACTGCAAACCCTGGAGAGAAAAATGCTTCTGTTGTTCTGCAG TTTGAGAAGTCATCACAGATCTATGGCATCGACATTGGCAACGAAGGGTCGGCATTTGTGGAAGTGCTTGTTGGGAAATCTACATCCTCTTCTGACAGCGATTTTCAG GTGCTGTTGGTGTCGTCCTCCTTCATGAGTCCGTCAGACAGTCGTAACAACACAAACCGCAACGCCGTCAGGATCTTCGGCGCCGACAAACTCTCCAAGACAGTGGCGTCTGAGAATTGGGACAGGGTCAAGATTGTCTGCACACAGCCTTTcaacaag AGCATGACATATGGCCTGTCTTTCATCAAGTTCCACAGCACGCCGGATTCCAGCAAAGCTGCAGAG aaggaaggaatgaagaaGCTTGGAGCGTTCTTTGTGAAGAAAGAAGAGGACGAGGATGAAATCAAAGTGGGGACTCTGTTTGCCAACAAGGGAAAGACCACTGTGGCTACCACTCCACCTCCCACTG GTGCAGCGGCTGTCAGGGCAGCGTCACGTCTTGCAGAAGAGGCCCGTGCCTCCACCTCGCGATCGTCAGACGACAGGAACAGCAACTCTGCAACTGCAAGTACCGTCAAAGAACCACCGAAAGTCGTAGCGACACCGAAGGCCAAAGCAACTAGAACCTCTCCT CATGCAGTGAGTGACAAAGACAGCGACacagaagaggaggaagaggaaaccCCTCGCAGGAAGACAACCCTCAAGCGCCAGTCCACCAGTCTGTCATCCGTCGCCAGCTCTCGGTCAGCTGACGCTCCGCCCCCTCTCAAGAAAACCAAGA CTGAGCCGCCCAAGTCGTCACCAGCCAAGGAGTTCAGCCGTCTGATGGAGAAGGTGACCTTCGTGTTGAGCGGCTTCCAGAACCCGTACCGAGCAGAGCTGAGAGACAAAGCCACGGAGATGGGGGCCACCTATAAACCCGACTGGGGCAAGGGTTGCACGCACCTAAT CTGTGCCTTCACCAACACCCCCAAGTACAACCAGGTCAAGGGGAAAGGCAAGATCGTCAGCAAGCAGTGGATCAACGACTGCTACAAACAGAAGAAACTCCTGCCTTGGAGAAA GTATCGTCTGGGCAACGCAAAATCCCCTGACGTGACttcggaggaggaggaggagctgACTTCTGCCAGAAATCCCGCACCAAGAAACACACCATCTGCTGCTTCTAAAAAGG CCGCCACCAGCACTTCACAATCTCCAGCAATATCCAAGAAGAAAAGTCAAGAGTCTGATG ACGAAAACTATGGAGGCAACACGGATTCTGCGGATGATACGGATGAAGAAATCAGACG AGCCCAGCAGAAAgccacaaagaagaagaaggaaccgGAACCCATAGCTGAGATCAAGGTCACCAAACCTGACCCCACCCTCGACCTTTTCGCGGACTCCACAGATGAAGACGAGGGGGGCAAGGACAGTCCGGTTGCCATGGATACGGATGATGGAGCTGACTCTGGCCTGCCAGACCTGCCCGATTTCTTCGCTGAcaaacatttctttttctacGGCGACTTTCCGGCGGCAGAGAGGCGACTGCTGACTCGATACATTGCTGCATACGATGG AGTTATGGAAGACTATATGAACGACCGGGTCAAGTTCGTCATCACCTGTACCAAATGGGACGACAATTTTGAAGAG GCACTGACCGAGAACCCGGGCCTGATCTTTGTCAAACCCCAATGGCTGTATACTTGTCACAACAAGACGAAGCTGGTGCCGCACCAACCCTACGTAGTTGTGCCATAA
- the LOC138974186 gene encoding DNA repair protein XRCC1-like isoform X1, protein MPEINIKHVVSCSSEDRNNPAENLLKAEGTHKWRTANPGEKNASVVLQFEKSSQIYGIDIGNEGSAFVEVLVGKSTSSSDSDFQVLLVSSSFMSPSDSRNNTNRNAVRIFGADKLSKTVASENWDRVKIVCTQPFNKSMTYGLSFIKFHSTPDSSKAAEKEGMKKLGAFFVKKEEDEDEIKVGTLFANKGKTTVATTPPPTGAAAVRAASRLAEEARASTSRSSDDRNSNSATASTVKEPPKVVATPKAKATRTSPKKHAVSDKDSDTEEEEEETPRRKTTLKRQSTSLSSVASSRSADAPPPLKKTKTEPPKSSPAKEFSRLMEKVTFVLSGFQNPYRAELRDKATEMGATYKPDWGKGCTHLICAFTNTPKYNQVKGKGKIVSKQWINDCYKQKKLLPWRKYRLGNAKSPDVTSEEEEELTSARNPAPRNTPSAASKKAATSTSQSPAISKKKSQESDDENYGGNTDSADDTDEEIRRAQQKATKKKKEPEPIAEIKVTKPDPTLDLFADSTDEDEGGKDSPVAMDTDDGADSGLPDLPDFFADKHFFFYGDFPAAERRLLTRYIAAYDGVMEDYMNDRVKFVITCTKWDDNFEEALTENPGLIFVKPQWLYTCHNKTKLVPHQPYVVVP, encoded by the exons AACAACCCGGCAGAGAACTTACTGAAGGCAGAGGGGACACACAAGTGGCGCACTGCAAACCCTGGAGAGAAAAATGCTTCTGTTGTTCTGCAG TTTGAGAAGTCATCACAGATCTATGGCATCGACATTGGCAACGAAGGGTCGGCATTTGTGGAAGTGCTTGTTGGGAAATCTACATCCTCTTCTGACAGCGATTTTCAG GTGCTGTTGGTGTCGTCCTCCTTCATGAGTCCGTCAGACAGTCGTAACAACACAAACCGCAACGCCGTCAGGATCTTCGGCGCCGACAAACTCTCCAAGACAGTGGCGTCTGAGAATTGGGACAGGGTCAAGATTGTCTGCACACAGCCTTTcaacaag AGCATGACATATGGCCTGTCTTTCATCAAGTTCCACAGCACGCCGGATTCCAGCAAAGCTGCAGAG aaggaaggaatgaagaaGCTTGGAGCGTTCTTTGTGAAGAAAGAAGAGGACGAGGATGAAATCAAAGTGGGGACTCTGTTTGCCAACAAGGGAAAGACCACTGTGGCTACCACTCCACCTCCCACTG GTGCAGCGGCTGTCAGGGCAGCGTCACGTCTTGCAGAAGAGGCCCGTGCCTCCACCTCGCGATCGTCAGACGACAGGAACAGCAACTCTGCAACTGCAAGTACCGTCAAAGAACCACCGAAAGTCGTAGCGACACCGAAGGCCAAAGCAACTAGAACCTCTCCT AAGAAGCATGCAGTGAGTGACAAAGACAGCGACacagaagaggaggaagaggaaaccCCTCGCAGGAAGACAACCCTCAAGCGCCAGTCCACCAGTCTGTCATCCGTCGCCAGCTCTCGGTCAGCTGACGCTCCGCCCCCTCTCAAGAAAACCAAGA CTGAGCCGCCCAAGTCGTCACCAGCCAAGGAGTTCAGCCGTCTGATGGAGAAGGTGACCTTCGTGTTGAGCGGCTTCCAGAACCCGTACCGAGCAGAGCTGAGAGACAAAGCCACGGAGATGGGGGCCACCTATAAACCCGACTGGGGCAAGGGTTGCACGCACCTAAT CTGTGCCTTCACCAACACCCCCAAGTACAACCAGGTCAAGGGGAAAGGCAAGATCGTCAGCAAGCAGTGGATCAACGACTGCTACAAACAGAAGAAACTCCTGCCTTGGAGAAA GTATCGTCTGGGCAACGCAAAATCCCCTGACGTGACttcggaggaggaggaggagctgACTTCTGCCAGAAATCCCGCACCAAGAAACACACCATCTGCTGCTTCTAAAAAGG CCGCCACCAGCACTTCACAATCTCCAGCAATATCCAAGAAGAAAAGTCAAGAGTCTGATG ACGAAAACTATGGAGGCAACACGGATTCTGCGGATGATACGGATGAAGAAATCAGACG AGCCCAGCAGAAAgccacaaagaagaagaaggaaccgGAACCCATAGCTGAGATCAAGGTCACCAAACCTGACCCCACCCTCGACCTTTTCGCGGACTCCACAGATGAAGACGAGGGGGGCAAGGACAGTCCGGTTGCCATGGATACGGATGATGGAGCTGACTCTGGCCTGCCAGACCTGCCCGATTTCTTCGCTGAcaaacatttctttttctacGGCGACTTTCCGGCGGCAGAGAGGCGACTGCTGACTCGATACATTGCTGCATACGATGG AGTTATGGAAGACTATATGAACGACCGGGTCAAGTTCGTCATCACCTGTACCAAATGGGACGACAATTTTGAAGAG GCACTGACCGAGAACCCGGGCCTGATCTTTGTCAAACCCCAATGGCTGTATACTTGTCACAACAAGACGAAGCTGGTGCCGCACCAACCCTACGTAGTTGTGCCATAA
- the LOC138974186 gene encoding DNA repair protein XRCC1-like isoform X2 produces MPEINIKHVVSCSSEDRNNPAENLLKAEGTHKWRTANPGEKNASVVLQFEKSSQIYGIDIGNEGSAFVEVLVGKSTSSSDSDFQVLLVSSSFMSPSDSRNNTNRNAVRIFGADKLSKTVASENWDRVKIVCTQPFNKSMTYGLSFIKFHSTPDSSKAAEKEGMKKLGAFFVKKEEDEDEIKVGTLFANKGKTTVATTPPPTGAAAVRAASRLAEEARASTSRSSDDRNSNSATASTVKEPPKVVATPKAKATRTSPKHAVSDKDSDTEEEEEETPRRKTTLKRQSTSLSSVASSRSADAPPPLKKTKTEPPKSSPAKEFSRLMEKVTFVLSGFQNPYRAELRDKATEMGATYKPDWGKGCTHLICAFTNTPKYNQVKGKGKIVSKQWINDCYKQKKLLPWRKYRLGNAKSPDVTSEEEEELTSARNPAPRNTPSAASKKAATSTSQSPAISKKKSQESDDENYGGNTDSADDTDEEIRRAQQKATKKKKEPEPIAEIKVTKPDPTLDLFADSTDEDEGGKDSPVAMDTDDGADSGLPDLPDFFADKHFFFYGDFPAAERRLLTRYIAAYDGVMEDYMNDRVKFVITCTKWDDNFEEALTENPGLIFVKPQWLYTCHNKTKLVPHQPYVVVP; encoded by the exons AACAACCCGGCAGAGAACTTACTGAAGGCAGAGGGGACACACAAGTGGCGCACTGCAAACCCTGGAGAGAAAAATGCTTCTGTTGTTCTGCAG TTTGAGAAGTCATCACAGATCTATGGCATCGACATTGGCAACGAAGGGTCGGCATTTGTGGAAGTGCTTGTTGGGAAATCTACATCCTCTTCTGACAGCGATTTTCAG GTGCTGTTGGTGTCGTCCTCCTTCATGAGTCCGTCAGACAGTCGTAACAACACAAACCGCAACGCCGTCAGGATCTTCGGCGCCGACAAACTCTCCAAGACAGTGGCGTCTGAGAATTGGGACAGGGTCAAGATTGTCTGCACACAGCCTTTcaacaag AGCATGACATATGGCCTGTCTTTCATCAAGTTCCACAGCACGCCGGATTCCAGCAAAGCTGCAGAG aaggaaggaatgaagaaGCTTGGAGCGTTCTTTGTGAAGAAAGAAGAGGACGAGGATGAAATCAAAGTGGGGACTCTGTTTGCCAACAAGGGAAAGACCACTGTGGCTACCACTCCACCTCCCACTG GTGCAGCGGCTGTCAGGGCAGCGTCACGTCTTGCAGAAGAGGCCCGTGCCTCCACCTCGCGATCGTCAGACGACAGGAACAGCAACTCTGCAACTGCAAGTACCGTCAAAGAACCACCGAAAGTCGTAGCGACACCGAAGGCCAAAGCAACTAGAACCTCTCCT AAGCATGCAGTGAGTGACAAAGACAGCGACacagaagaggaggaagaggaaaccCCTCGCAGGAAGACAACCCTCAAGCGCCAGTCCACCAGTCTGTCATCCGTCGCCAGCTCTCGGTCAGCTGACGCTCCGCCCCCTCTCAAGAAAACCAAGA CTGAGCCGCCCAAGTCGTCACCAGCCAAGGAGTTCAGCCGTCTGATGGAGAAGGTGACCTTCGTGTTGAGCGGCTTCCAGAACCCGTACCGAGCAGAGCTGAGAGACAAAGCCACGGAGATGGGGGCCACCTATAAACCCGACTGGGGCAAGGGTTGCACGCACCTAAT CTGTGCCTTCACCAACACCCCCAAGTACAACCAGGTCAAGGGGAAAGGCAAGATCGTCAGCAAGCAGTGGATCAACGACTGCTACAAACAGAAGAAACTCCTGCCTTGGAGAAA GTATCGTCTGGGCAACGCAAAATCCCCTGACGTGACttcggaggaggaggaggagctgACTTCTGCCAGAAATCCCGCACCAAGAAACACACCATCTGCTGCTTCTAAAAAGG CCGCCACCAGCACTTCACAATCTCCAGCAATATCCAAGAAGAAAAGTCAAGAGTCTGATG ACGAAAACTATGGAGGCAACACGGATTCTGCGGATGATACGGATGAAGAAATCAGACG AGCCCAGCAGAAAgccacaaagaagaagaaggaaccgGAACCCATAGCTGAGATCAAGGTCACCAAACCTGACCCCACCCTCGACCTTTTCGCGGACTCCACAGATGAAGACGAGGGGGGCAAGGACAGTCCGGTTGCCATGGATACGGATGATGGAGCTGACTCTGGCCTGCCAGACCTGCCCGATTTCTTCGCTGAcaaacatttctttttctacGGCGACTTTCCGGCGGCAGAGAGGCGACTGCTGACTCGATACATTGCTGCATACGATGG AGTTATGGAAGACTATATGAACGACCGGGTCAAGTTCGTCATCACCTGTACCAAATGGGACGACAATTTTGAAGAG GCACTGACCGAGAACCCGGGCCTGATCTTTGTCAAACCCCAATGGCTGTATACTTGTCACAACAAGACGAAGCTGGTGCCGCACCAACCCTACGTAGTTGTGCCATAA